The proteins below come from a single Gordonia sp. X0973 genomic window:
- a CDS encoding alpha/beta hydrolase family protein, protein MGYGQHGVSLLDGWLPVTVQIIAVVLLLAALARRDRRWWIIWVPAAVVVGVIAVLLASWYERAQGLASDPPPAMLWWWIGILGFALGIFVFGVIRTRWWRRVVALLAVVAALASAGLVLNQWVGYYTTVPEAWGALTQGPLPNEVDASQLASLRGKPTTTGKIVALDTPKGPSGFSHRTEHVYLPPQWFAGASAPQLPAVLMIAGEFNTPEDWLRIGNAAGIADHYAAQHGGKAPILVFPDVGGSFNNDTECVNGPRGNVASHLTDEVRPAVIDQFHAAPAGKNWGVVGWSMGGTCALDLVVMHPDKFSAFDDIAGDAAPDAGDKQQSVARLFGGSTAEYDRFDPTKVMAAHGPYSGVVGWFDDANPGTDKRAHHWHGHRPSGGTGLGGRDNQGFTQPGAELAAARQLCVQAQTVGIECTVRTRDGGHTWQFAQAAFTEVLGPMSQRIGL, encoded by the coding sequence ATGGGCTACGGACAACACGGGGTTTCCCTCCTCGACGGATGGTTGCCGGTCACCGTGCAGATCATCGCCGTCGTGCTGTTGCTGGCGGCGCTCGCGCGTCGGGATCGTCGCTGGTGGATCATCTGGGTCCCGGCCGCGGTCGTCGTCGGCGTGATCGCGGTGCTCCTCGCATCGTGGTACGAGCGGGCGCAAGGCCTGGCGTCGGACCCGCCGCCCGCGATGCTGTGGTGGTGGATCGGGATCCTCGGATTCGCCCTGGGGATCTTCGTCTTCGGCGTCATACGCACGCGGTGGTGGCGCCGCGTCGTCGCCCTGCTCGCCGTCGTCGCCGCGCTGGCCTCGGCGGGACTCGTGCTGAACCAGTGGGTGGGCTACTACACGACGGTCCCCGAGGCCTGGGGCGCGCTCACGCAGGGGCCGCTGCCCAACGAGGTCGACGCCTCGCAGTTGGCGTCCTTGCGCGGTAAGCCGACGACGACCGGCAAGATCGTTGCGCTCGACACGCCCAAGGGGCCGAGCGGCTTCAGCCATCGGACCGAGCACGTGTATCTCCCGCCGCAGTGGTTCGCTGGAGCCAGCGCGCCGCAGCTGCCCGCCGTGTTGATGATCGCCGGCGAGTTCAACACCCCGGAGGACTGGCTGCGGATCGGCAATGCAGCCGGGATCGCCGACCACTACGCGGCGCAGCACGGCGGCAAGGCCCCGATCCTGGTGTTCCCCGACGTCGGCGGCAGTTTCAACAACGACACCGAATGCGTGAACGGACCGCGCGGCAACGTCGCGAGCCACTTGACCGACGAGGTGCGGCCGGCCGTCATCGACCAATTCCACGCCGCACCCGCCGGTAAGAACTGGGGTGTCGTCGGATGGTCGATGGGCGGCACCTGCGCGCTCGACCTGGTGGTGATGCATCCCGACAAGTTCTCCGCCTTCGACGACATCGCCGGCGACGCGGCCCCCGACGCGGGCGACAAGCAGCAGTCCGTCGCCCGGCTCTTCGGCGGCAGCACCGCCGAGTACGACCGCTTCGATCCGACGAAAGTGATGGCCGCCCACGGGCCGTATTCAGGGGTCGTGGGATGGTTCGACGATGCGAACCCCGGAACCGACAAGCGCGCACACCACTGGCACGGCCATCGCCCGTCGGGGGGCACCGGTCTCGGCGGCCGCGACAACCAGGGCTTCACGCAGCCCGGGGCCGAACTCGCGGCCGCGCGGCAGCTGTGCGTCCAGGCCCAGACCGTGGGCATCGAGTGCACCGTCCGCACCCGCGACGGCGGCCACACCTGGCAGTTCGCCCAGGCCGCCTTCACCGAGGTGCTGGGTCCGATGAGTCAGCGAATCGGGTTGTGA
- a CDS encoding helix-turn-helix domain-containing protein: protein MGILEELSREYGISDESDEARMAADLAEEDRTFIERLVVLRHLSGLTQEDLGRVWGRHKTAVSQFERPGSDPKLSTIRRYAASVGIRYFHHAELDVRFHRRVVVRPGDILTSWVTFPSTPAPVECSSPGPVEVDAWVDHLFRHSEKKVIRRGDHG from the coding sequence ATGGGCATACTTGAGGAGCTATCCAGGGAGTACGGGATCTCCGACGAGTCGGATGAGGCCCGGATGGCTGCCGACTTGGCCGAGGAGGACAGGACGTTCATCGAGCGCCTAGTCGTGCTGCGTCACCTATCAGGCCTCACCCAGGAGGATCTCGGCCGAGTATGGGGTCGACACAAGACCGCGGTCAGCCAGTTTGAGCGCCCGGGATCGGACCCGAAACTCTCAACCATCCGTCGGTACGCAGCGTCGGTGGGAATCAGATACTTCCATCACGCTGAGCTGGATGTCCGATTCCATCGGCGTGTCGTGGTTCGCCCGGGCGACATACTGACGAGTTGGGTCACATTTCCTTCGACGCCAGCCCCCGTTGAATGTTCCTCGCCGGGACCGGTTGAGGTCGATGCATGGGTTGATCACCTCTTCCGCCACAGCGAGAAGAAGGTGATTCGCCGTGGCGACCACGGGTGA
- a CDS encoding bifunctional glycosyltransferase family 2/GtrA family protein: MTLDATRTGEPDNVFGARRNAAQVARQRSAPVLDIVVPVYNEQSALADSIRRLHDFLDEEFPYSFRITIADNASTDATPAIAADLASEFDDVRTLRLELKGRGRALHDVWLSSDAPVLAYMDVDLSTDLHALLPLVAPLVSGHSDIAIGSRLSRGSRVVRGPKREIISRCYNLILRSTLAARFSDAQCGFKAIRSEAAHALLPLVQDTGWFFDTELLVLAQRCGLRIHEVPVDWVDDPDSRVDVVATAVADLKGVARLLRGFATGVIPISAVAEQFGPQADPMPPTSFLRQVTSFVAIGVVSTLAYLLLFMAFRTGMGPQPANFLALLLTAIANTAANRRFTFGVRGRRRAARHHGQGLLVFGIGLAITSGSLALLHWLTDPPRIVELLVVIAANLVATAVRFLLLRWWVFHPRHLLPRRSDETTVDGAVADDIDAARRDEDFRADAEVVA; this comes from the coding sequence ATGACCCTCGATGCAACCCGAACCGGAGAACCCGACAACGTCTTCGGCGCCCGCCGCAACGCCGCGCAGGTCGCCCGGCAGCGCAGTGCGCCGGTACTCGACATCGTCGTCCCGGTCTACAACGAGCAGTCCGCGCTCGCCGATTCGATCCGGCGCCTGCACGATTTCCTCGACGAGGAGTTCCCCTACAGCTTCCGCATCACCATCGCCGACAACGCGAGCACCGACGCCACCCCGGCGATCGCCGCGGACTTGGCGTCGGAATTCGACGACGTGCGGACGCTGCGCCTCGAGCTGAAAGGGCGGGGTCGGGCGCTGCACGACGTCTGGCTTTCCTCCGACGCACCGGTCCTCGCCTACATGGACGTCGACCTCTCGACCGATCTGCACGCGCTGCTGCCGCTCGTCGCACCGTTGGTCTCCGGCCACTCCGACATCGCGATCGGGTCGCGGCTCTCGCGGGGCTCGCGGGTGGTCCGCGGCCCGAAGCGGGAAATCATCTCCCGCTGCTACAACCTCATCCTGCGCAGCACGTTGGCCGCCCGGTTCTCCGACGCCCAGTGCGGTTTCAAGGCGATCCGCTCCGAGGCGGCTCATGCCCTGCTCCCCCTCGTGCAGGACACCGGGTGGTTCTTCGACACCGAGCTGTTGGTCCTCGCCCAGCGCTGCGGGCTGCGCATCCACGAGGTGCCGGTCGACTGGGTCGACGACCCCGACAGCCGCGTCGACGTCGTCGCGACCGCGGTCGCCGACTTGAAGGGGGTCGCCCGACTGCTGCGCGGCTTCGCCACCGGCGTGATCCCGATCAGCGCGGTCGCCGAGCAGTTCGGCCCGCAGGCCGATCCGATGCCGCCGACGTCGTTCCTGCGCCAGGTGACGAGCTTCGTCGCCATCGGCGTGGTGAGCACCCTGGCCTATCTGCTGCTGTTCATGGCCTTCCGCACCGGGATGGGTCCGCAGCCGGCCAACTTCCTCGCCCTGCTGCTGACCGCGATCGCCAACACCGCCGCCAACCGCCGGTTCACCTTCGGCGTCCGCGGGCGGCGCCGGGCGGCCCGTCACCACGGTCAGGGGTTGCTCGTGTTCGGGATCGGCCTGGCGATCACCTCCGGCTCGCTCGCGCTGCTGCATTGGTTGACCGATCCTCCGCGGATCGTCGAGCTGCTCGTCGTCATCGCCGCCAACCTCGTCGCGACGGCCGTCCGATTCCTGCTGTTGCGGTGGTGGGTGTTCCATCCCCGGCACCTGTTGCCACGTCGCTCCGACGAGACGACGGTCGATGGCGCAGTAGCCGATGACATCGACGCGGCCCGTCGCGACGAGGATTTCCGCGCCGACGCGGAGGTGGTCGCATGA
- the lysX gene encoding bifunctional lysylphosphatidylglycerol synthetase/lysine--tRNA ligase LysX — protein sequence MPGLSRRSAEIVATAVSRILMLAGIVSVVEIVTRGWRPVDYVADAIGVLGFPADRSLYVACLVFVLAGAVRRRFRLAYGVVVALMAVNLVGLVALVIRAHRRHAHEYRVYESWHESPAFAWTALVVGGTAFLIVLASHRAFTARLARRSIPTALGVFVAGMALSFLLTVVLTFAFPNTLTGAHEKFRWAALATVGDHVSPRTPYFEGHIGHHWIFDVAGVVSALALVLALLVLSRANHAHQFLSRDEELAVRRLLVTYGEDDSLGYFATRRDKSVVFAPDGRAAVLFRVVGSVSVASADPIGARESWPAAVGAWLQNCREHSVHAAVLAAGADGARVYRDAGLRTLDMGDEAIIDVEQFTLRGPEMKPVRQAVNRVCAAGYTMRVRRHSELSAQELAQVAELAEQWRGEDVERGFSMALNRLGDPVDGNCVLATAHDSTGAIRGLLSFVPWGRRGISLDLMRRDRVGENGIVEFMVAGVVDRCRETGIRRISLNFAMFRSVYANADRVGAGPVTRGVDGLLGFASRFYQLEQLYRSNQKYRPTWIPRVLCYQPPLSVLRASVATGIAEGFLPKLGPAFLTGPGVPADQEVRDDPEFLAAVAQIERDARCTEIVEPCPSDQQRARLAKRAALERIGMSANPVTVARDAEIAALCAEFSGLPTDSTTGRVVSVVGRVRAVRDFGGLVFVDLDEGGAAIQVMSDDRAAAAHRSLRAGIDPGDLIGVTGEVVTTRTGELTLRMRQWEMAAKCLRPVPPVGTRLSDEVRTRDRTLDLLTTAGATELLVKRSLGVAAVRRALQDKGFLEVETPMLQTVHGGAAARPFVTHINAYDMRLTMRIAPELFLKRLAVAGMPKIFELGRNFRNEGVDATHNPEFTSLEVYEAYGDYRSMAALVRELVVAAAVAVNGAPVARREEGDVDLSGEWTEITVHRAVSAATGVELTSASSAAEVAAVCAAHGVECGDGAAAGQLVMRLYEALVEKQTVAPTFYYDFPIEVSPLARPHRDDPLLTEQWDLVAFGAELGTAYSELTDPLDQRRRLVDQSLAAAGGDPEAMQLDEDFVRALGYGMPPTGGLGLGVDRLLMLLLDVPIRSTLTFPFVKPVSR from the coding sequence ATGCCAGGACTTTCACGACGATCGGCGGAGATCGTCGCCACCGCGGTCAGCCGGATCCTGATGCTCGCGGGCATCGTCTCGGTGGTCGAGATCGTGACCCGCGGCTGGCGCCCGGTCGACTACGTGGCCGACGCCATCGGCGTCCTCGGTTTCCCCGCCGACCGCAGCCTCTACGTCGCCTGTCTGGTGTTCGTGCTGGCCGGAGCGGTCCGCCGCCGGTTCCGGCTGGCCTACGGGGTCGTCGTCGCGCTGATGGCGGTGAACCTTGTCGGTCTCGTCGCACTCGTCATCCGCGCGCATCGGCGTCACGCACACGAGTACCGCGTCTACGAGAGCTGGCACGAGTCCCCGGCCTTCGCCTGGACCGCGCTGGTCGTCGGCGGCACCGCCTTCTTGATCGTGCTGGCCTCGCACCGGGCGTTCACCGCGCGATTGGCCCGCCGATCGATCCCGACCGCGCTGGGCGTCTTCGTCGCCGGGATGGCGCTGTCCTTCCTGCTCACCGTCGTGCTCACCTTCGCCTTCCCCAACACGCTGACCGGGGCCCACGAGAAGTTCCGGTGGGCGGCCCTGGCCACCGTCGGCGACCACGTGTCCCCGCGGACCCCGTATTTCGAGGGACACATCGGCCACCACTGGATTTTCGACGTGGCCGGAGTCGTGTCCGCGCTCGCCCTGGTGCTGGCCCTACTCGTGCTCTCGCGCGCCAACCACGCCCACCAATTCCTCAGTCGCGACGAGGAATTGGCCGTCCGGCGGCTGCTGGTGACCTACGGCGAGGACGACTCGCTCGGCTATTTCGCCACCCGTCGGGACAAGTCGGTGGTCTTCGCGCCCGACGGCCGAGCGGCCGTGCTGTTCCGGGTGGTCGGCAGCGTCAGCGTGGCGAGCGCCGATCCGATCGGCGCGCGTGAGTCGTGGCCGGCCGCGGTCGGAGCCTGGCTGCAGAACTGCCGCGAGCACAGCGTGCACGCCGCGGTGCTGGCGGCCGGTGCCGACGGGGCGCGCGTCTACCGCGACGCCGGATTGCGCACGCTGGACATGGGCGACGAGGCGATCATCGACGTCGAGCAGTTCACCCTGCGCGGCCCGGAGATGAAACCGGTCCGGCAGGCGGTGAACCGCGTCTGCGCGGCCGGCTACACGATGCGGGTGCGCCGCCATTCCGAGTTGAGCGCGCAGGAGTTGGCCCAGGTCGCCGAGCTGGCCGAGCAGTGGCGCGGCGAGGATGTCGAGCGCGGCTTCTCGATGGCGCTCAACCGACTCGGCGATCCCGTCGACGGCAACTGCGTGCTCGCGACCGCCCACGACTCGACGGGGGCGATCCGCGGGCTGCTCTCCTTCGTCCCGTGGGGTCGGCGCGGCATCTCCCTGGACCTGATGCGACGTGACCGCGTCGGTGAGAACGGCATCGTCGAATTCATGGTGGCCGGTGTGGTCGACAGGTGCCGCGAGACCGGGATCCGCCGGATCTCGCTGAACTTCGCGATGTTCCGTTCGGTCTACGCCAATGCCGACCGCGTGGGTGCCGGACCCGTCACCCGGGGTGTCGACGGTCTGCTCGGCTTCGCGTCGCGCTTCTACCAACTGGAGCAGCTGTACCGGTCCAACCAGAAATACCGTCCGACGTGGATTCCGCGCGTCCTCTGCTATCAGCCGCCGCTCAGCGTGCTGCGGGCATCGGTCGCCACTGGGATCGCCGAGGGCTTCCTGCCGAAACTCGGCCCGGCCTTCCTCACCGGACCCGGCGTCCCCGCCGACCAGGAGGTGCGCGACGACCCCGAATTCCTCGCGGCGGTGGCCCAGATCGAGCGCGACGCGAGGTGCACCGAGATCGTCGAGCCGTGCCCCAGTGACCAGCAGCGCGCCCGGCTGGCCAAGCGCGCCGCACTCGAGCGGATCGGCATGTCGGCGAACCCGGTCACCGTCGCCCGCGACGCCGAGATCGCCGCGCTGTGCGCCGAATTCTCCGGTCTGCCAACCGATTCGACGACCGGCCGGGTCGTGTCGGTGGTCGGGCGGGTGCGCGCGGTGCGCGACTTCGGCGGACTCGTCTTCGTCGACCTCGACGAGGGCGGCGCGGCCATCCAGGTGATGTCCGACGACCGCGCCGCGGCCGCGCACCGGTCGCTGCGCGCCGGAATCGACCCCGGCGATCTGATCGGCGTCACCGGCGAGGTGGTCACCACCCGCACCGGCGAGCTGACCCTGCGGATGCGGCAGTGGGAGATGGCGGCGAAGTGCCTGCGCCCGGTGCCGCCGGTCGGCACCCGGCTCTCCGACGAGGTGCGCACGCGGGATCGGACGCTGGACCTGTTGACGACAGCGGGGGCGACCGAACTGCTCGTCAAACGCTCGCTCGGGGTCGCCGCGGTGCGAAGGGCGTTGCAGGACAAGGGGTTTCTCGAGGTCGAGACGCCGATGCTGCAGACCGTCCACGGCGGTGCGGCGGCGCGCCCCTTCGTCACCCACATCAACGCCTACGACATGCGGCTGACGATGCGCATCGCACCGGAGCTGTTCCTCAAACGGCTGGCCGTCGCCGGGATGCCGAAGATTTTCGAGCTGGGCCGCAACTTCCGCAACGAGGGCGTCGACGCCACGCACAACCCCGAGTTCACCTCGCTGGAGGTGTACGAGGCCTACGGCGACTACCGGTCGATGGCGGCGCTGGTGCGCGAACTCGTCGTCGCGGCGGCGGTCGCGGTCAACGGTGCCCCGGTGGCGCGACGCGAGGAAGGCGATGTCGACCTCTCCGGCGAGTGGACGGAGATCACCGTCCACCGCGCCGTGTCGGCGGCGACCGGCGTCGAACTGACCTCGGCGTCCTCCGCGGCGGAGGTCGCCGCGGTGTGTGCCGCCCACGGCGTCGAATGCGGCGACGGGGCGGCGGCCGGGCAACTGGTCATGCGGCTGTACGAGGCGCTGGTGGAGAAGCAGACCGTCGCGCCGACCTTCTACTACGATTTCCCGATCGAGGTGTCGCCGCTGGCGCGGCCGCATCGCGACGATCCGCTCCTCACCGAGCAGTGGGACCTCGTCGCCTTCGGCGCCGAACTCGGTACCGCCTATTCGGAGCTGACCGACCCCCTCGACCAGCGTCGACGACTGGTCGATCAGTCCCTCGCCGCGGCCGGCGGCGACCCGGAGGCCATGCAGCTGGACGAGGATTTCGTGCGCGCACTCGGCTACGGGATGCCGCCGACGGGTGGGCTGGGGCTCGGCGTCGACCGGTTGCTGATGCTGCTGCTCGACGTGCCGATCCGGTCGACCCTGACCTTCCCGTTCGTGAAGCCGGTATCGCGCTGA
- a CDS encoding glycosyltransferase family 39 protein, which translates to MTATSLEVDRTPSATHAVSDAPGRSAGVVRRWLRDGHTPWERPALLSLLVVTAVGYLWNLGAIGWGNEFYAASVQAGTRSWKALLFGSLDAGNAITVDKPPASIWVMALSGRIFGFNAWSMLVPQALMGVAAVALLYFAVRRTNGPSAGLLAGIVLAVTPVAALMFRYNNPDALLVLLLVVACYCVVRALDSEATTRTATTWVALAGVALGFAFLTKLMQALIVLPAIALVLLVALPGGFWTRLRTSLVGIASLVVSAGWYVALVSLWPAGSRPYIGGSTSNSLMELALGYNGAGRVFGGDGNPTRGSGQNGSGFGPGPGGPGFGPGSGGGPGAGLGSGGGPGSGGGPGGHMMFGGDPGIGRLFTDSIGGEITWVLPAALIALIAGFWCTRRAPRTDPSRSALLLWGGIMLISGLVFSFMKGIMHPYYTVAMAPAMAATLAIGAVELWSRREKLPARLTLAAMLIATGVWSFFLLGRTDGWLPWLRWVLLVASILVGLALLSTSTSTTSRRAMSARSATAVAIAAVVVGLVGPAAFTVATIGNSHQGGMRASGPERHDDNENEGEGGGWHREPQKPPSAQMVALLRATDGRWAAATVGSHASAPLQLGSGMPIMAVGGFSGRDESPTFAAFQGYVRDGQIGYFIEEPDHHDDQGKGARNEGNGGPGGWGRRQSESVKQIKAWVEKNHTPTMIDGAKVYDLRHG; encoded by the coding sequence ATGACCGCGACGAGCCTCGAAGTCGACCGCACGCCGTCGGCCACCCACGCTGTTTCCGACGCCCCCGGCCGCAGTGCCGGCGTTGTGCGACGGTGGTTGCGCGACGGTCACACCCCGTGGGAGCGCCCGGCGCTGCTGAGCCTTCTCGTGGTCACCGCCGTCGGGTACCTCTGGAATCTGGGCGCGATCGGCTGGGGCAACGAGTTCTACGCGGCGTCGGTGCAGGCGGGGACGCGCAGCTGGAAGGCGCTGCTGTTCGGCTCGCTCGACGCCGGTAACGCCATCACCGTCGACAAACCACCGGCGTCGATCTGGGTGATGGCGCTGTCCGGGCGGATCTTCGGGTTCAACGCGTGGAGCATGTTGGTGCCGCAGGCCCTGATGGGCGTCGCGGCCGTCGCCCTGCTCTACTTCGCGGTGCGACGCACCAACGGACCGTCGGCCGGACTGCTCGCCGGCATCGTCCTCGCGGTGACCCCCGTCGCGGCATTGATGTTCCGGTATAACAACCCCGACGCCCTGCTGGTCCTGCTGCTGGTGGTCGCCTGCTACTGCGTGGTGCGCGCGCTGGACTCGGAAGCGACGACGCGGACGGCGACGACCTGGGTGGCCCTCGCCGGTGTCGCGCTCGGATTCGCGTTCCTGACCAAGTTGATGCAGGCGTTGATCGTTCTGCCGGCCATCGCGCTGGTGCTGCTGGTCGCGCTGCCCGGCGGCTTCTGGACGCGCCTGCGCACCAGCCTTGTCGGCATCGCGTCGCTGGTCGTCTCCGCCGGGTGGTACGTGGCTCTGGTCAGCCTGTGGCCCGCGGGCTCCCGTCCCTACATCGGCGGATCGACGAGTAACAGCCTCATGGAGCTCGCCCTGGGCTACAACGGAGCGGGTCGCGTCTTCGGCGGCGACGGGAATCCGACGCGCGGATCCGGTCAGAACGGCTCGGGATTCGGTCCCGGGCCGGGCGGACCCGGGTTCGGTCCGGGATCCGGTGGCGGACCGGGAGCCGGTCTGGGATCGGGTGGCGGCCCGGGTTCCGGTGGGGGTCCGGGCGGCCACATGATGTTCGGCGGCGACCCCGGCATCGGGCGGCTGTTCACCGACTCCATCGGCGGCGAAATCACCTGGGTTCTTCCGGCCGCGCTGATCGCGCTGATCGCCGGGTTCTGGTGCACCCGTCGTGCCCCGCGCACCGATCCGTCGCGTTCGGCGCTGCTGCTATGGGGTGGGATCATGCTGATCTCCGGCCTCGTCTTCAGCTTCATGAAGGGGATCATGCATCCCTACTACACGGTGGCGATGGCTCCGGCGATGGCCGCGACCCTGGCAATCGGTGCGGTCGAGCTATGGTCACGACGCGAGAAGCTGCCCGCGCGGCTCACGCTCGCCGCGATGCTGATCGCGACCGGCGTCTGGAGCTTCTTCCTCCTGGGCCGCACCGACGGATGGCTGCCGTGGCTGCGGTGGGTGCTTCTCGTCGCGTCGATCCTCGTCGGCCTGGCGTTGCTCTCGACGTCGACGAGTACGACATCGAGGCGTGCGATGTCGGCACGTTCGGCGACCGCGGTTGCGATCGCCGCGGTCGTGGTCGGCCTCGTCGGGCCGGCGGCGTTCACCGTGGCGACGATCGGCAATTCCCACCAGGGCGGGATGCGCGCATCCGGTCCGGAACGTCACGACGACAACGAGAACGAGGGCGAGGGTGGCGGCTGGCATCGCGAGCCGCAGAAGCCGCCGTCGGCGCAGATGGTCGCGCTGCTGCGCGCCACCGACGGCCGGTGGGCCGCGGCGACCGTCGGCTCACATGCCTCTGCCCCGCTCCAATTGGGTAGCGGTATGCCGATCATGGCCGTCGGCGGATTCTCCGGTCGCGACGAATCGCCCACGTTCGCGGCATTCCAGGGGTACGTCCGCGATGGTCAGATCGGGTACTTCATCGAGGAGCCGGATCACCACGACGACCAGGGCAAGGGGGCGCGGAACGAGGGCAACGGCGGTCCGGGCGGCTGGGGACGTCGTCAGTCGGAGTCGGTCAAACAGATCAAGGCGTGGGTGGAGAAGAACCACACACCGACGATGATCGACGGAGCGAAGGTCTACGACCTGCGGCACGGCTGA
- a CDS encoding HNH endonuclease signature motif containing protein, whose product MQARGRDTRTSAQRDHDALEAGLDWLLGHQALGKPDRIPAEVVITIDEHDLARRAGIGVTATGTMVPVGDLIHLAADATPWLAVFHHHTRSVLDFGRGRRLATKTQRLALFAAEPGCSKPGCGQPFSRTQAHHATRDYAHGGSTNVTDMTGACGRHNRAVGTKPGQWETHVFTNGPHTGRTGWRRTGTDQPFQVNHTHDPRTYLHNTPFDPNRRADTTNHTQTRPPANTTPPGDEPPPPRSTTKPTIKRIRPHEHWRPPSGTSIDVPGEDWNSPVEKSLAAVVAA is encoded by the coding sequence GTGCAGGCCCGGGGCCGCGACACCCGAACCTCGGCGCAACGCGACCACGACGCCCTGGAAGCCGGCCTGGATTGGCTGCTGGGCCACCAGGCGTTGGGGAAACCGGATCGGATCCCGGCCGAAGTGGTGATCACCATCGACGAACACGACTTGGCCCGCCGCGCCGGAATCGGAGTGACCGCGACCGGCACCATGGTGCCCGTCGGTGACTTGATCCATCTGGCCGCCGATGCGACCCCGTGGCTGGCGGTCTTTCACCACCACACCCGCAGCGTGCTCGATTTCGGGCGGGGCCGGCGGTTGGCGACCAAAACCCAACGCCTGGCCCTGTTCGCCGCCGAACCCGGCTGCAGCAAACCCGGATGCGGGCAACCGTTCTCCCGCACCCAAGCCCACCACGCCACCCGCGACTACGCCCACGGCGGATCAACCAACGTGACCGACATGACCGGGGCCTGCGGCCGACACAACCGGGCCGTCGGTACCAAACCCGGCCAATGGGAAACCCACGTCTTCACCAACGGACCCCACACCGGACGCACCGGCTGGCGACGCACCGGAACCGACCAACCCTTCCAGGTCAACCACACCCACGACCCCCGCACCTACCTACACAACACCCCCTTCGACCCCAACCGACGAGCCGACACCACCAATCACACTCAGACCAGGCCACCGGCCAACACCACCCCACCCGGCGACGAACCACCGCCACCCCGATCAACAACGAAGCCAACCATCAAACGCATCCGACCCCACGAACACTGGCGACCACCGTCCGGAACATCGATAGATGTGCCCGGCGAGGACTGGAACTCACCGGTCGAGAAGTCACTCGCTGCCGTGGTTGCCGCATAG